A part of Gadus morhua chromosome 17, gadMor3.0, whole genome shotgun sequence genomic DNA contains:
- the LOC115529913 gene encoding DNA damage-inducible transcript 4-like protein, producing MVATSTIKTRTTECLSELVKRHYDPAWLERELDLRDGGRAASPPDAADPAPGEDGPACARQLARAFEGVLSRAKRTTLRCGAVLVPELLTRRAARAVLRLASGEPCGLRGALLLLQLELDGGGVRPLERVAWDGGVEPTFELTLVFKQDGVGGVAGGGGGGGSRWPGLRELLLGACLFARGSSRRAIKLSPAFRLVKRKLYAPGAAAVVVEC from the exons ATGGTGGCGACCAGCACGATAAAGACCAGGACCACGGAGTGCCTGTCCGAGCTGGTGAAGCGGCACTACGACCCCGCTTGGCTCGAGAGGG agcTGGACCTGCGGGACGGTGGCCGGGCGGCATCCCCGCCCGACGCCGCGGACCCCGCTCCCGGCGAGGACGGCCCGGCTTGCGCGCGGCAGCTGGCCCGGGCCTTCGAGGGGGTGCTGTCCCGCGCCAAGAGGACCACGCTGCGCTGCGGCGCCGTGCTGGTCCCCGAGCTGCTGACGCGGCGCGCGGCGAGGGCCGTGCTGCGGCTGGCGTCCGGCGAGCCGTGCGGCCTGCGGGgcgccctgctcctcctgcagctggagctggacggcggcggcgtgcgGCCGCTGGAGCGCGTGGCCTGGGACGGCGGGGTCGAGCCCACCTTCGAGCTGACGCTGGTGTTCAAGCAGGACGGCGtggggggcgtggccggcggcggcggggggggcgggtccCGCTGGCCCGGGCTACGGGAGCTACTCCTGGGCGCCTGCCTCTTCGCGCGCGGCTCCTCGCGGCGCGCCATCAAGCTGAGCCCCGCCTTCCGGCTGGTGAAGAGGAAGCTGTACGCGCCGGGGGCGGCGGCAGTGGTGGTGGAGTgctga
- the LOC115529912 gene encoding cysteine-rich, acidic integral membrane protein — translation MASTSRRSIWVVFTWVVFTWVVVLCGPLVEASLYSYSFTASLCSLNDCSIHGGDRSNDCSIHAGDFTDRSNDCSIHGGDRSNDCSIHGGDRSNDCSIHGGDFTDRSNDCSIHGGDFTDRSNDCSIHGGDRSNDCSIHGGDFTDRSNDCSIHGGDRSNDCSIHPGDFTDRSNDCSIHAGDFTDRSNDCSIHGGDFTDRSNDCSIHGGDRSNDCSIHGGNFTDRSNDCSIHGGDFTDRSNDCSIHGGDRSNDCSIHGGDFTDRSNDCSIHGGDRSNDCSIHAGDFTDRSNDCSIHGGDFTDRSNDCSIHGGDFTDRSNDCSIHGGDFTDRTDDCSIHAGDFTDRSNDCSIHGGDFSDRSNDCSIHGGDRSNDCSIHGGDFTDRSNDCSIHGGDRSNDCSIHGGDFTDRSNDCSIHGGDRSNDCSIHGGDFTDRSNDCSIHGGDFTDRSNDCSIHGGDRSNDCSIHGGDFTDRSNDCSIHGGDRSNDCSIHGGDFTDRSNDCSIHGGDFTDRSNDCSIHGGDFTDRSNDCSIHGGDFTDRSNDCSIHGGDFTDRSNDCSIHGGDFTDRSNDCSIHAADFPR, via the exons ATGGCCTCGACTTCTCGTAGGAGCATCTGGGTGGTGTTCACCTGGGTGGTGTTCACCTGGGTGGTGGTCCTCTGTGGACCGCTGGTGGAGG CCTCTTTGTATTCCTATTCCTTCACGGCCTCGTTGTGTTCACT CAACGACTGCTCAATCCACGGCGGCGACCGAAGCAACGACTGCTCAATCCACGCCGGCGACTTCACCGACCGAAGCAACGACTGCTCAATCCACGGTGGCGACCGAAGCAACGACTGCTCAATCCACGGCGGCGACCGAAGCAACGACTGCTCAATCCACGGCGGCGACTTCACCGACCGAAGCAACGACTGCTCAATCCACGGCGGCGACTTCACCGACCGAAGCAACGACTGCTCAATCCACGGCGGTGACCGAAGCAACGACTGCTCAATCCACGGCGGCGACTTCACCGACCGAAGCAACGACTGCTCAATCCACGGTGGCGACCGAAGCAACGACTGCTCAATCCACCCCGGCGACTTCACCGACCGAAGCAACGACTGCTCAATCCACGCCGGCGACTTCACCGACCGAAGCAACGACTGCTCAATCCACGGCGGCGACTTCACCGACCGAAGCAACGACTGCTCAATCCACGGCGGCGACCGAAGCAACGACTGCTCAATCCACGGCGGCAACTTCACCGACCGAAGCAACGACTGCTCAATCCACGGCGGCGACTTCACCGACCGAAGCAACGACTGCTCAATCCACGGCGGCGACCGAAGCAACGACTGCTCAATCCACGGCGGCGACTTCACCGATCGAAGCAACGACTGCTCAATCCACGGCGGCGACCGAAGCAACGACTGCTCAATCCACGCCGGCGACTTCACCGACCGAAGCAACGACTGCTCAATCCACGGCGGCGACTTCACCGACCGAAGCAACGACTGCTCAATCCACGGCGGCGACTTCACCGACCGAAGCAACGACTGCTCAATCCACGGCGGCGACTTCACCGACCGAACCGACGACTGCTCAATCCACGCCGGCGACTTCACCGACCGAAGCAACGACTGCTCAATCCACGGCGGCGACTTCAGCGACCGAAGCAACGACTGCTCAATCCACGGCGGCGACCGAAGCAACGACTGCTCAATCCACGGCGGCGACTTCACCGACCGAAGCAACGACTGCTCAATCCACGGCGGCGACCGAAGCAACGACTGCTCAATCCACGGCGGCGACTTCACCGACCGAAGCAACGACTGCTCAATCCACGGCGGCGACCGAAGCAACGACTGCTCAATCCACGGCGGCGACTTCACCGACCGAAGCAACGACTGCTCAATCCACGGCGGCGACTTCACCGACCGAAGCAACGACTGCTCAATCCACGGCGGCGACCGAAGCAACGACTGCTCAATCCACGGCGGCGACTTCACCGATCGAAGCAACGACTGCTCAATCCACGGCGGCGACCGAAGCAACGACTGCTCAATCCACGGCGGCGACTTCACCGACCGAAGCAACGACTGCTCAATCCACGGCGGCGACTTCACCGACCGAAGCAACGACTGCTCAATCCACGGCGGCGACTTCACCGACCGAAGCAACGACTGCTCAATCCACGGCGGCGACTTCACCGACCGAAGCAACGACTGCTCAATCCACGGCGGCGACTTCACCGACCGAAGCAACGACTGCTCAATCCACGGCGGCGACTTCACCGACCGAAGCAACGACTGCTCAATCCACGCTGCCGACTTCCCCCGCTGA